In Terriglobales bacterium, a genomic segment contains:
- a CDS encoding monovalent cation/H(+) antiporter subunit G — protein MKAILIDVFLAAAVLITIISVLGMLRVHDPYQRMHYIAPPASLSSLLICIAIFIQRGLKPESFKALFVVLVLVSMNTIVTHAAARAFRIAEVPDWDPAEGEEVPILSSDERVEEEQG, from the coding sequence ATGAAGGCCATTCTGATCGACGTCTTTCTCGCTGCCGCAGTGCTGATCACGATCATCTCCGTTTTGGGAATGCTGCGGGTCCACGATCCCTATCAGCGCATGCACTACATCGCTCCCCCCGCTTCGCTGAGCTCATTGCTGATCTGCATTGCAATCTTTATTCAAAGAGGACTCAAGCCGGAATCGTTCAAAGCGCTCTTTGTCGTTCTGGTCCTGGTGAGCATGAACACCATTGTGACGCACGCGGCTGCACGCGCATTCCGCATTGCGGAAGTCCCAGATTGGGATCCTGCGGAGGGCGAAGAAGTCCCGATTCTCTCTTCTGACGAAAGAGTAGAAGAGGAGCAAGGCTGA
- a CDS encoding thiosulfate sulfurtransferase GlpE translates to MSDDLRISIDDLRKRMKAGEDSTILDVRNPTAWAESDVMVPNARRVPLDDFESHLYEIPKNKPIVAYCTUPNEGSSASLAQKLRERGFQKVWALKGGFDAWRNAGLPVESKLEAA, encoded by the coding sequence ATGTCAGATGATCTAAGAATTTCCATCGATGACCTGCGAAAACGAATGAAAGCGGGAGAAGACTCCACAATCCTCGACGTTCGCAACCCGACGGCATGGGCAGAGTCGGACGTAATGGTTCCGAATGCGCGCCGCGTTCCTCTCGATGATTTTGAAAGCCACCTTTACGAAATTCCCAAAAATAAACCGATTGTCGCGTATTGCACTTGACCAAACGAAGGTTCAAGCGCCAGTTTGGCGCAAAAGCTTCGCGAACGTGGCTTTCAGAAGGTTTGGGCTCTTAAAGGCGGCTTCGATGCATGGCGCAATGCCGGTCTTCCTGTGGAGTCAAAGCTGGAGGCGGCGTAG
- a CDS encoding MnhB domain-containing protein yields MSSRTRTAFFLCSAAVLAFVFACGIRDLPPLGDYRGPYGNAVTQVAVYERHATDVVNAINYDYRAFDTLGEEFIFFASVLGVLLLFRPAGDEDKKGKRETKSEDTLPISDTLRVSMQAMVGIMIVFGVYMATHGQLTPGGGFQGGVILASAPLVVYLSGNVKTFEAIVSSPLVKLAECGGAAGYAAIGTAALLFGAHFLTNIVPLGTTGDLFSSGTIAVISAVVGLEIAGGFVLLMQNYLREIIEERLRKEK; encoded by the coding sequence ATGAGTTCCCGAACGCGGACTGCTTTCTTTTTGTGTTCGGCTGCGGTGCTGGCGTTTGTCTTTGCCTGCGGAATTCGCGATCTTCCGCCTCTCGGCGATTATCGAGGACCCTACGGAAACGCTGTCACGCAGGTCGCGGTGTACGAGCGACATGCAACCGACGTAGTGAACGCCATCAACTATGACTATCGTGCATTCGACACCCTTGGAGAGGAATTCATCTTCTTCGCGTCAGTGCTGGGCGTACTGCTGCTCTTTCGTCCTGCGGGAGACGAGGACAAGAAGGGGAAGCGCGAGACAAAGTCGGAAGACACATTGCCAATCTCAGATACGCTGCGCGTGAGCATGCAGGCGATGGTCGGGATCATGATCGTCTTCGGCGTGTACATGGCGACTCACGGTCAGCTCACGCCAGGAGGCGGATTTCAGGGTGGAGTAATTTTGGCTTCTGCTCCGCTGGTTGTCTATTTGTCGGGCAATGTAAAAACCTTCGAAGCGATTGTTTCCAGTCCACTCGTGAAGCTCGCCGAGTGTGGCGGAGCCGCCGGCTATGCGGCTATCGGAACGGCCGCGCTTCTCTTCGGCGCTCATTTTCTAACCAACATTGTGCCTCTCGGAACTACAGGAGATTTGTTCTCGTCGGGCACGATTGCTGTGATTAGCGCCGTCGTCGGCTTAGAAATCGCCGGCGGTTTCGTGCTGTTGATGCAGAACTACTTGCGCG
- a CDS encoding monovalent cation/H+ antiporter complex subunit F has protein sequence MNVWELAAQVMIFVLVPLTWLASKGDPRQRLVSFYMAGVVITLLMMLLTLAFNRMPMMDLAITLALMSFGGGIVFARFFARHLR, from the coding sequence ATGAATGTCTGGGAGCTTGCAGCCCAAGTGATGATCTTCGTTCTGGTGCCTCTCACCTGGCTGGCGAGCAAAGGCGATCCGCGTCAGCGTCTGGTTTCGTTCTATATGGCGGGCGTTGTGATCACGCTACTGATGATGCTGCTGACACTGGCATTCAACCGCATGCCGATGATGGACCTCGCGATCACGCTGGCTTTGATGTCTTTCGGCGGCGGAATCGTCTTCGCGCGTTTCTTTGCGCGACATCTGCGATGA
- a CDS encoding aldo/keto reductase → MKKRKLGKSGLEVSEIGLGCMGLSFGLGPAVDKQQGIALIRAAVERGVTFFDTAEVYGAYTNEELVGEALAPFRKNVVIATKFGFKIDANGKQAGLDSRPEHIKEVAEASLKRLKTDVIDLLYQHRVDPNVPIEDVAGAVKDLIKQGKVRHFGLSEAGVKTIRRAHAVQPVAALQSEYSLWWREPEAEVIPTLEELGIGFVPFSPLGKGFLTGKISEDTKFDKNDFRNIVPRFTTENRKANQALVDAIDRFARQKKATPAQIALAWLLAQKPWMVPIPGTTKLHRLEENLGAVNVELSPDDLRELERAAAKIPVQGARYPEELQKMVGR, encoded by the coding sequence ATGAAGAAACGCAAACTCGGCAAAAGCGGTTTGGAAGTATCGGAAATCGGGCTGGGCTGCATGGGATTGAGCTTTGGTCTCGGTCCGGCTGTGGACAAGCAGCAGGGAATTGCGCTCATTCGCGCAGCTGTAGAACGCGGTGTCACATTCTTTGACACGGCCGAAGTCTACGGCGCATACACGAATGAAGAGTTGGTTGGCGAGGCTCTCGCCCCATTTCGTAAGAACGTCGTCATTGCCACCAAATTTGGTTTCAAGATCGACGCCAATGGGAAGCAGGCTGGCCTGGATAGCCGCCCCGAACACATCAAAGAAGTCGCCGAGGCATCACTGAAGCGCTTGAAGACCGACGTGATCGACCTCCTTTATCAGCATCGGGTCGATCCGAATGTGCCAATTGAAGATGTCGCAGGCGCAGTGAAGGACTTGATCAAGCAAGGCAAGGTCCGGCATTTCGGGCTCTCCGAAGCAGGGGTGAAAACCATTCGTCGTGCACACGCGGTGCAACCGGTGGCTGCGCTGCAAAGCGAGTATTCGCTATGGTGGCGCGAGCCTGAAGCGGAGGTGATCCCGACCCTTGAAGAGCTCGGTATCGGCTTCGTTCCGTTCAGTCCGCTGGGTAAGGGATTCCTCACAGGCAAAATCAGCGAGGACACTAAATTCGACAAGAACGATTTTCGCAACATCGTGCCTCGCTTTACGACCGAGAACCGCAAGGCCAATCAGGCGCTCGTCGATGCAATCGACAGATTTGCTCGACAGAAGAAAGCGACGCCGGCTCAGATCGCACTGGCCTGGTTACTCGCTCAGAAGCCGTGGATGGTTCCCATTCCGGGCACGACCAAGCTGCACCGTCTCGAAGAGAATCTTGGAGCTGTGAACGTCGAGCTTTCACCCGACGATCTTCGCGAACTGGAGAGGGCCGCCGCCAAAATTCCGGTTCAAGGCGCTCGCTACCCAGAAGAGCTGCAGAAGATGGTCGGACGCTGA
- a CDS encoding NADPH-dependent F420 reductase: MKIGILGSGLMGGKLGTIFARAGHEVVFSYARTEGKLKKLARSAKGNARAGTPEEAAENADALLLAVHWSRVDDVAKQAGDLSNKVIVTCCLPMDADNTKLIVANNSSGAEELAKKAPKSRIVCAFNTVPSEVLFGVFESKRKKNRPGLVYCGDDQRAKEVAVKLITDVGFEPVDCGQLRIARYTEPFALLVAQLAYEGEGGPELAYRFERFKS, translated from the coding sequence ATGAAAATCGGCATTCTCGGTTCAGGGCTAATGGGCGGCAAGTTGGGAACGATCTTCGCGCGAGCAGGGCACGAGGTTGTGTTCAGCTACGCGCGAACCGAAGGCAAACTCAAGAAACTGGCGCGCTCAGCCAAAGGCAATGCACGAGCAGGCACGCCAGAAGAGGCTGCGGAGAATGCTGACGCGCTGTTGCTTGCTGTGCACTGGTCACGCGTCGATGATGTGGCGAAGCAGGCAGGCGATCTTTCGAACAAGGTGATCGTCACCTGCTGCCTACCCATGGACGCCGACAACACGAAGCTAATCGTCGCAAATAATTCATCAGGGGCGGAGGAGCTTGCGAAAAAAGCTCCGAAGTCTCGCATTGTTTGCGCGTTCAACACTGTGCCGAGCGAGGTGCTGTTTGGCGTTTTCGAGTCCAAGCGCAAGAAAAATCGCCCCGGACTCGTGTACTGCGGCGACGACCAGCGTGCAAAAGAAGTCGCGGTGAAGTTGATCACTGATGTAGGTTTTGAGCCAGTGGATTGCGGGCAGCTCCGAATCGCGCGCTACACTGAGCCCTTTGCGCTGCTCGTGGCACAACTCGCATACGAAGGCGAGGGAGGACCAGAGTTAGCCTACCGGTTCGAGCGCTTCAAAAGCTGA
- a CDS encoding DUF4040 domain-containing protein: MRLLQWVILLLVAGVAPAVVLSRDPKSQVVTLSFYGLICALMFFIFQAPDVALSQITIGAVMLPLMIMLALTKMRRQNLRREREGKK, from the coding sequence ATGCGATTGCTGCAATGGGTCATCCTGTTGCTCGTAGCCGGAGTGGCTCCGGCAGTCGTGTTAAGCCGCGATCCGAAATCGCAGGTAGTGACCCTGAGCTTTTATGGCCTGATCTGCGCTCTGATGTTCTTCATATTTCAAGCTCCTGATGTGGCGCTGTCGCAGATCACGATTGGAGCTGTGATGTTGCCGCTGATGATTATGCTGGCGCTCACGAAGATGCGTCGTCAGAATCTCCGGCGTGAGCGCGAAGGGAAGAAATGA